The following coding sequences lie in one Candidatus Nitrospira allomarina genomic window:
- the ispH gene encoding 4-hydroxy-3-methylbut-2-enyl diphosphate reductase, translating to MKIFLANPRGFCAGVDRAIEIVDLSLKTYGAPIYVRHEIVHSRHVVESLRGKGAIFVEELNEVPDGAIVIFSAHGVAKEVWEESRRRNLKVIDATCPLVIKVHNEVNRDYSNEYELILIGHAGHPEVVGTLGQVPDKFHLVSSVEDVDSLEVENPLHLSYVTQTTLSVDECRDIVAALHRRFPGIKGPHQEDICYATQNRQNAVKELSRFVDVILVIGSPNSSNSNRLRELGERCGIPSYLIDSYQDIQTQWLEGVNAIGIAAGASAPEVLVAQVIKFLKEHGATSVEELTVVEENVEFLLPKELLMAKVPR from the coding sequence TTGAAAATCTTCCTGGCCAATCCAAGAGGGTTCTGTGCGGGAGTGGATCGAGCGATTGAAATCGTCGATTTGTCCTTAAAGACTTACGGGGCACCAATTTATGTTCGGCATGAAATTGTCCATAGTCGTCATGTGGTCGAGTCCCTTCGTGGAAAGGGCGCTATTTTTGTGGAAGAACTGAATGAGGTTCCTGATGGCGCCATTGTCATTTTCAGTGCACATGGTGTGGCAAAAGAGGTGTGGGAAGAATCCAGACGACGAAATTTGAAAGTGATTGATGCCACATGTCCCCTGGTCATCAAGGTTCATAACGAAGTGAACAGGGATTATTCCAACGAATATGAGCTGATTCTGATTGGTCACGCGGGGCACCCTGAGGTTGTCGGAACTCTTGGACAGGTGCCTGATAAATTCCATTTAGTTTCCTCTGTAGAGGACGTGGACTCGTTAGAAGTTGAGAATCCTCTTCACCTGTCGTATGTCACACAAACCACGTTGAGCGTGGATGAATGTCGGGATATTGTTGCTGCCTTGCATCGTCGGTTCCCGGGTATTAAAGGGCCACATCAGGAAGATATTTGTTATGCCACACAAAATCGGCAAAATGCTGTCAAAGAGCTGTCCCGTTTTGTTGATGTCATTCTGGTCATCGGGTCTCCCAACAGCTCCAATTCCAACCGCTTGAGAGAATTGGGCGAGCGTTGTGGAATCCCGTCATATCTCATTGATTCTTATCAGGATATTCAGACTCAATGGCTGGAAGGTGTGAACGCGATCGGCATTGCGGCAGGGGCCTCGGCTCCGGAAGTATTGGTGGCTCAGGTCATTAAGTTTTTGAAAGAACATGGAGCAACATCGGTAGAGGAGTTGACCGTGGTGGAAGAGAATGTTGAATTTCTTCTTCCAAAAGAATTACTGATGGCCAAAGTTCCGCGATAA
- a CDS encoding 3-oxoacyl-ACP synthase III family protein — protein sequence MNANLSRIVGTGSFLPGRQVDNQEVADLLGIEPSYIFRVSGIRTRFWADSQEECSFLAEQATRRALDQAGLVPEDLDAILVSSTSPEMIFPSTACLLQARLGIRGIPAFDLSASCSGFLYGLSMADCFIRAGQFRRCLVVASEIKSRSLDVKDLSTTILFGDGAGAAIVERSSNSDMGVVSIRLHADGAYHDLVKIAGGGSRQPLSQDVLDASAHTLRIRGSRVFRIAIRRLGQAVSDHLAQEKWDVSQLDQVIFHQANGRMLTQFCENIGVPPDRCLSMIEQVGNTSSASLPMALDHANRNQRLKRGDRVMLGAFGGGLTWGTALVRWG from the coding sequence ATGAATGCCAACCTTTCTCGAATCGTCGGAACCGGCTCTTTTCTTCCTGGTCGTCAGGTGGATAATCAGGAGGTGGCCGATCTTTTGGGAATTGAGCCGTCGTATATTTTTCGAGTTTCCGGTATCCGGACCAGGTTCTGGGCGGATTCGCAGGAGGAATGCTCATTTTTGGCGGAACAGGCGACGCGAAGGGCATTGGATCAGGCTGGTTTGGTCCCGGAAGATCTTGACGCTATTCTGGTTTCTTCCACCTCTCCGGAGATGATCTTTCCCTCCACGGCCTGTTTGCTTCAAGCTCGGCTGGGCATCAGGGGCATCCCGGCATTTGATCTTTCAGCCTCTTGCTCAGGGTTTCTTTATGGCCTTTCCATGGCGGATTGTTTCATTCGGGCCGGGCAGTTTCGAAGATGTCTCGTTGTGGCTTCGGAAATCAAATCTCGGTCCTTGGATGTCAAAGATCTGAGTACAACTATTTTATTTGGTGATGGGGCCGGTGCGGCTATTGTCGAGAGATCGTCAAATTCCGACATGGGCGTTGTCAGCATTCGACTTCATGCCGACGGGGCGTATCATGATCTGGTCAAAATTGCCGGAGGTGGTTCCCGTCAGCCTTTGTCTCAAGATGTCCTTGATGCCAGTGCGCATACCTTGCGAATACGGGGTTCTCGGGTGTTTCGCATCGCAATCAGGCGCTTAGGCCAGGCGGTCAGCGACCATTTGGCACAGGAGAAATGGGATGTGTCGCAGCTCGACCAGGTCATTTTCCATCAAGCGAATGGGCGCATGCTGACCCAGTTTTGTGAAAATATCGGAGTCCCTCCTGACAGATGCCTCTCGATGATCGAGCAAGTCGGAAATACCTCTTCGGCTTCATTGCCGATGGCGTTAGATCATGCGAACCGAAATCAGAGACTGAAAAGGGGCGATCGGGTCATGTTGGGAGCCTTTGGGGGCGGGCTTACCTGGGGCACGGCTTTGGTTCGGTGGGGGTAA